A DNA window from Symbiobacterium terraclitae contains the following coding sequences:
- a CDS encoding mannose-1-phosphate guanylyltransferase, with protein MTDAWQDVRVVLLAGGRGERFWPRSTEARPKQFLQVDGKESLLRATFTRAAMLTAPESIYVVTHERYADLVRQELPALPEANLILEPCARNTAAALGLAARRLGPDSVIVAMPSDHHITGPARFRVTLQAAVEVARHGYLVAIGIPPTRPETGYGYIRRGAPLELPTVLPAFRVDRFAEKPDRATAEQYLESGEYAWNSGILVARADVLDQEIGRHMPELHAVLEQVQWAAPLPPGLAGQFAGLPGTSVDKGVLERSDRVAVVPGHFGWNDVGDWAALSRLLPLDENGNAVIGEVLLQDARRVVVHGGDRLVVLLGVSDLIVVDTPKVLLVCAREQAQEVRQVARIGAAFADALFACGDAEDLRGGPPCPA; from the coding sequence ATGACGGATGCGTGGCAGGACGTGCGGGTGGTGCTGCTGGCCGGCGGCCGGGGGGAGCGCTTCTGGCCCCGTTCGACCGAGGCCAGGCCCAAGCAGTTCCTCCAGGTGGACGGCAAGGAGTCGCTGCTCCGGGCCACGTTCACCCGGGCCGCCATGCTCACGGCGCCGGAGTCGATCTACGTGGTTACGCACGAGCGGTACGCGGACCTGGTGCGGCAGGAGCTGCCGGCCCTCCCCGAGGCCAACCTGATCCTGGAGCCCTGCGCGCGCAACACGGCCGCCGCCCTGGGCCTGGCGGCCCGGCGGCTCGGGCCCGATTCGGTCATCGTGGCGATGCCCTCCGACCACCACATCACCGGGCCGGCCCGCTTCCGCGTGACACTGCAGGCCGCCGTGGAGGTGGCCAGGCACGGGTACCTGGTGGCCATCGGGATCCCGCCGACCCGCCCGGAGACCGGGTACGGCTACATCAGGCGGGGGGCGCCGCTGGAGCTCCCCACGGTCCTGCCGGCCTTCCGCGTGGACCGCTTTGCCGAGAAGCCCGACCGGGCAACGGCCGAACAGTACCTGGAGTCCGGCGAGTACGCCTGGAACAGCGGCATCCTCGTCGCGCGGGCCGACGTCCTCGACCAGGAGATCGGCCGCCACATGCCCGAGCTGCACGCCGTGCTGGAGCAGGTGCAGTGGGCCGCCCCGCTTCCGCCCGGCCTGGCCGGGCAGTTCGCCGGGTTGCCCGGCACCTCCGTCGACAAGGGGGTGCTGGAGCGCTCCGACCGGGTGGCCGTGGTGCCGGGTCACTTCGGCTGGAACGACGTGGGCGACTGGGCCGCGCTCAGCCGCCTGCTGCCGCTGGACGAGAACGGCAACGCCGTGATCGGCGAGGTGCTGCTGCAGGACGCCCGGCGGGTGGTGGTGCACGGCGGCGACCGGCTGGTGGTGCTGCTCGGAGTCTCCGACCTGATCGTCGTGGACACCCCCAAGGTGCTGCTCGTCTGCGCACGGGAGCAGGCCCAGGAGGTGCGGCAGGTCGCGCGCATCGGCGCCGCGTTCGCCGACGCCCTGTTCGCCTGCGGCGATGCGGAGGACCTGCGAGGTGGCCCCCCGTGCCCGGCGTGA
- a CDS encoding tetratricopeptide repeat-containing glycosyltransferase family 2 protein: protein MPVRLSLCMIVRDEETFLPRCLESVRGVVDEIVVVDTGSRDNTVEVARRFGATVFEMPWPDDFSAARNASLERATGDWILMLDADEVLLPASAAGLPALLADPDVEGYFVQMRHLVGSAMQPEVEESSLFRLWRNRPEYRFAGEVHEQILPTILARRPGSRTAHSGLQVVHYGYLREVRAARRKFERNRHLLEKVIARSPQDAFAHFNLGIEYYDQGLLQQAAASFAAALVRARPGDVWRPKLVKAYAATLLEREEWASLFRLLDEEIARYPDYTDLYFLKGVARVRAGQAEQAVSAFARCLELGPAPAARYSSTDPGTGSYKAQLELGAALEALGRDAEARAAYREAAHSRPGWHEPLKRLAALLGRTAGDDELLEELRAFFPGRQYADQVQVATLLLHARRPHLVVRLLEPFRQEGRLDRAGLFVLARGLAGAGDREGALAICRLDWTGSPLAPQVQRLRAELEAREAQPAGGEEP, encoded by the coding sequence ATGCCTGTGCGTCTGAGTCTATGCATGATCGTGCGCGACGAGGAGACCTTTCTCCCCCGCTGCCTGGAGAGCGTGCGCGGCGTAGTGGATGAGATCGTGGTGGTGGATACGGGATCGCGCGACAACACGGTGGAGGTCGCCCGCCGGTTCGGCGCCACCGTGTTCGAAATGCCGTGGCCGGACGACTTCAGCGCCGCGCGCAACGCCTCGCTGGAGCGGGCGACGGGGGACTGGATCCTCATGCTGGACGCCGACGAGGTCCTGCTGCCCGCGTCGGCCGCCGGCCTTCCGGCGCTGCTGGCCGACCCGGATGTGGAGGGCTACTTCGTGCAGATGCGCCACCTGGTCGGCTCCGCCATGCAGCCGGAGGTGGAGGAGAGCTCGCTCTTCCGGCTCTGGCGCAACCGCCCGGAGTACCGTTTCGCCGGGGAGGTGCACGAGCAGATCCTGCCCACCATCCTGGCGCGGCGTCCGGGGAGCAGGACGGCCCACAGCGGGCTGCAGGTCGTGCACTACGGTTACCTGCGGGAGGTGCGGGCCGCCCGGCGCAAGTTCGAGCGGAACCGGCACCTGCTGGAGAAGGTGATCGCCCGCAGCCCGCAGGACGCCTTCGCCCACTTCAACCTGGGCATCGAGTACTACGACCAGGGGCTGCTGCAGCAGGCCGCGGCGTCGTTCGCCGCCGCGCTGGTCCGGGCGCGGCCCGGCGACGTCTGGCGCCCGAAGCTGGTGAAGGCGTACGCCGCCACGCTGCTGGAGCGGGAGGAGTGGGCGTCGCTCTTCCGCCTGCTGGACGAGGAGATCGCACGCTACCCCGACTACACCGATCTCTATTTCTTGAAGGGCGTGGCGCGGGTGCGGGCGGGGCAGGCGGAGCAGGCCGTCTCCGCCTTCGCCCGCTGCCTCGAGCTGGGGCCCGCCCCCGCAGCGCGCTACTCCTCGACAGACCCGGGGACCGGCTCTTACAAGGCGCAGCTGGAGCTGGGTGCGGCCCTCGAGGCCCTGGGGCGCGACGCGGAGGCCCGCGCGGCCTACCGGGAGGCGGCGCACAGCCGGCCGGGCTGGCACGAGCCGCTGAAGCGGCTGGCCGCGCTGCTGGGCCGGACGGCCGGGGACGACGAACTGCTGGAGGAGCTGCGGGCGTTCTTCCCCGGCCGGCAGTATGCCGACCAGGTTCAGGTGGCCACGCTGCTCCTGCACGCGCGGCGCCCCCACCTGGTCGTCCGTCTGCTGGAACCGTTCCGCCAGGAGGGCAGGCTGGACCGGGCCGGTCTCTTCGTGCTGGCGAGGGGCCTGGCGGGAGCCGGAGACCGGGAGGGCGCCCTGGCGATCTGCCGCCTGGACTGGACCGGCAGCCCCCTCGCCCCGCAGGTGCAGCGCCTCAGGGCAGAACTGGAGGCCAGGGAAGCGCAGCCCGCCGGAGGTGAGGAGCCATGA
- a CDS encoding DUF3794 domain-containing protein translates to MSGDHNTDPQYLMRPQPDPVSIAAPIVSGQGESEVLERIVLDLAELAAAGAGAGLLTSATLVALEVVALSKRISITECEVFTNKVLINGVLHKDLLFKFAAITQPLATDLSLTGSDCTFILAETLDLVIDCPFGACVPVPGACPGDTCLVQNACVEAEKELLIDTDGDGVPDQFEEKVCILLQVQTIRNQAVSITPATIIPGPVVPTCPPNPCPSQVGLPSSVFITRQPGVFRG, encoded by the coding sequence ATGTCCGGTGATCACAACACGGATCCGCAGTACCTGATGAGGCCGCAGCCCGACCCGGTTTCCATTGCAGCGCCCATCGTCTCGGGGCAGGGCGAATCCGAGGTTCTGGAGCGCATCGTCCTTGATCTGGCCGAGCTCGCTGCGGCAGGTGCCGGAGCAGGGCTCCTGACATCGGCTACCCTGGTCGCGCTCGAAGTCGTCGCGCTGTCGAAGCGCATCTCCATTACTGAGTGCGAGGTGTTTACCAACAAGGTTCTTATCAACGGCGTACTGCATAAGGACCTCCTCTTCAAGTTCGCCGCGATCACGCAACCCCTCGCCACCGACCTCAGCCTCACGGGTAGTGACTGCACGTTCATCCTGGCAGAGACCCTGGACCTGGTCATCGACTGCCCGTTCGGCGCGTGCGTCCCGGTTCCGGGTGCGTGCCCGGGCGACACCTGCCTGGTGCAGAACGCCTGCGTCGAGGCCGAGAAAGAGCTGCTCATCGACACAGACGGCGACGGCGTCCCCGATCAGTTCGAGGAGAAGGTGTGCATCCTGCTGCAGGTCCAGACCATCCGGAACCAGGCGGTGTCCATCACGCCGGCCACCATCATCCCTGGACCCGTGGTCCCCACATGCCCGCCCAACCCTTGCCCGAGCCAGGTCGGGTTGCCCAGCAGCGTCTTCATCACCCGGCAGCCAGGGGTATTCCGGGGTTGA
- the gmd gene encoding GDP-mannose 4,6-dehydratase yields MARKALITGVTGQDGAYLAKLLLEQNYEVYGAYRRSASANFWRLAELGVEEQVRKVPLDLLELSNIQRVLEQVRPDEVYNLAAQSFVGLSFEMPVYTAEVDALGVTRLLEALRQVRPDARFYQASTSEMFGKVQEVPQREQTPFYPRSPYGAAKVYAHWITVNYREAYGMHASSGILFNHESPLRSMDFVTRKVTATLARIRHGQAQVLELGNLEARRDWGFAGDYVRGMWLMLQQPEGGDYVLATGETRSVREFVERAAEAAGYHLTWEGEGAGTRGFDRTSGRLLVQVNPALYRPAEVDLLIGDPTRARHQLGWAPTVSFDQLVEMMVRADMDRVARGVPLR; encoded by the coding sequence ATGGCACGAAAGGCGCTGATCACGGGAGTCACGGGGCAGGACGGCGCCTACCTGGCGAAGCTGCTCCTGGAGCAGAACTACGAGGTCTACGGCGCCTACCGCCGCAGTGCCTCGGCCAACTTCTGGCGGCTGGCCGAGCTCGGGGTGGAGGAACAGGTCCGCAAGGTGCCGCTGGACCTCCTGGAGCTGAGCAACATCCAGCGGGTCCTCGAGCAGGTCCGTCCGGACGAGGTGTACAACCTGGCCGCTCAGAGCTTCGTCGGCCTCTCGTTCGAGATGCCCGTCTACACGGCCGAGGTCGACGCCCTGGGCGTGACGCGGCTCCTGGAAGCCCTGCGGCAGGTGCGTCCCGACGCACGCTTCTACCAGGCGTCCACCTCCGAGATGTTTGGCAAGGTGCAGGAGGTCCCGCAGCGCGAGCAGACGCCGTTCTACCCCCGGAGCCCGTACGGCGCGGCGAAGGTGTACGCGCACTGGATCACGGTGAACTACCGGGAGGCGTACGGCATGCACGCCTCCTCCGGGATCCTGTTCAACCACGAGTCCCCGCTCCGGAGCATGGACTTCGTCACCCGCAAGGTGACGGCCACCCTGGCGCGCATCCGGCACGGCCAGGCGCAGGTGCTGGAGCTGGGCAACCTGGAGGCCCGGCGCGACTGGGGCTTCGCCGGCGACTACGTGCGGGGGATGTGGCTGATGCTGCAGCAGCCCGAGGGCGGAGACTACGTGCTGGCCACCGGGGAGACCCGTTCGGTGCGCGAGTTCGTGGAGCGTGCCGCCGAGGCGGCCGGCTACCACCTGACCTGGGAGGGGGAGGGGGCCGGGACCCGGGGGTTCGACCGCACCTCCGGGCGGCTGCTGGTGCAGGTGAACCCGGCGCTCTACCGCCCCGCCGAGGTGGACCTCCTGATCGGCGATCCCACCCGGGCTCGCCACCAGCTGGGCTGGGCACCGACGGTGAGCTTCGACCAGCTGGTGGAGATGATGGTGCGGGCCGACATGGACCGCGTGGCCCGGGGGGTGCCGCTCCGTTGA
- a CDS encoding FkbM family methyltransferase, with protein sequence MVQRRRPRLIHRKASKVPPPVPYTACTFTVPLPSDVAAAVNRPSLTLLGVESDISIVGEVRRRGRWEPHVMEAIVRFLPPGGTFIDVGANFGIHAALAAARVGDAGRVLAVEASPVTLGLLAQNLANMGCPGAVAVHAAAWSRPEILRFRHITQVVGGSHVAFTGDERPWDGVQYQVLGVPLDTLVTLAGLERVDLIKIDVEGSEHRVLQGAAETLRRHRPTMIIEFNQETARFFDGHTAEDLHRLVRELGYRMAFLDPMFTAHDANDYAAMERIWQSRNQVLEVACTPA encoded by the coding sequence ATGGTCCAGAGGCGCCGGCCGCGACTGATCCACCGCAAGGCCTCGAAGGTTCCGCCGCCCGTTCCCTACACCGCCTGCACGTTCACGGTACCCCTGCCGTCCGACGTCGCGGCCGCGGTCAACCGGCCGAGCCTCACCCTGCTGGGCGTGGAATCCGACATCAGCATCGTCGGCGAGGTCCGGCGCAGGGGCCGCTGGGAGCCCCACGTGATGGAGGCCATCGTCCGCTTCCTCCCGCCCGGCGGCACCTTCATCGACGTGGGAGCCAACTTCGGCATCCACGCCGCGCTGGCCGCCGCCCGCGTGGGTGACGCCGGCCGCGTGCTGGCCGTGGAGGCCTCGCCGGTCACCCTCGGCCTGCTGGCGCAGAACCTGGCGAACATGGGCTGCCCCGGGGCCGTTGCGGTGCACGCTGCCGCCTGGAGTCGGCCCGAAATCCTGCGGTTCCGCCACATCACGCAGGTCGTCGGGGGATCTCACGTCGCCTTCACCGGTGATGAACGCCCGTGGGACGGCGTGCAGTACCAGGTGCTGGGCGTGCCGCTGGACACGCTCGTCACCCTGGCGGGGCTGGAGCGCGTGGACCTGATCAAGATCGACGTGGAGGGCTCCGAGCACCGGGTCCTGCAGGGCGCCGCGGAGACGCTGCGACGCCATCGCCCGACTATGATCATCGAATTCAACCAGGAAACCGCGCGGTTCTTCGACGGACACACCGCAGAGGACCTCCATCGCCTGGTGCGGGAACTGGGCTACCGCATGGCCTTCCTGGACCCCATGTTCACAGCCCACGACGCCAACGACTACGCGGCGATGGAGCGTAT